In one window of Helianthus annuus cultivar XRQ/B chromosome 17, HanXRQr2.0-SUNRISE, whole genome shotgun sequence DNA:
- the LOC110924820 gene encoding uncharacterized protein LOC110924820, protein MDTMSTLTNSHQALMNSNQEIKTEMRKEFEVRDKSQKALEKQVGQLAQEMAQIRGSGGRLPSDTTMNPKHQSSSTGNVRNVHISAVEERYPPKDEGWEKFKQAKINLPLIPDIKKVPAHVECLKELSIEKRHNKLPEPVDLISHVSAVLSSALPQKAQDPGDPLIPIQIGTFKIERVLLDLGACVSILQGSLYDQYDFGPLKKFDTPVVLADQTPTHPRGMVEDVIVKVDDYYYPVDFLVVDYVGCVEDTQPIVILGRPFLATANAIINCATGTDKCPEKDINPNKKLCAMVGRFGEIKKKTVKKKKAKKSPLEKKKEEEVRKFKPFGNKWYESRVGDFDELVNGKHAIRPP, encoded by the exons ATGGATACTATGAGCACTCTTACCAACTCGCATCAAGCTCTCATGAATTCAAATCAAGAAATTAAAACTGAAATGCGGAAAGAGTTTGAAGTGAGGGATAAATCCCAAAAGGCATTAGAGAAGCAAGTGGGGCAACTTGCTCAAGAGATGGCTCAAATTCGTGGAAGCGGAGGACGACTTCCAAGTGATACTACGATGAACCCGAAGCATCAAAGTTCAAGCACGGGCAATGTGAGGAATGTACACATTAGCGCG GTTGAGGAACGGTACCCACCGAAGGACGAGGGGTGGGAAAAATTTAAACAAGCAAAAATTAATTTACCGTTAATACCTGACATTAAAAAGGTTCCGGCTCATGTGGAATGCTTAAAGGAGTTAAGCATCGAAAAACGGCACAACAAATTACCCGAACCGGTTGATTTGATATCTCATGTGAGTGCCGTTTTATCGAGTGCCCTTCCCCAAAAAGCCCAAGATCCGGGAGACCCTCTTATTCCAATTCAAATTGGAACATTTAAAATCGAGAGGGTGCTCCTCGATCTTGGAGCTTGTGTGAGCATTTTACAAGggagtttgtatgaccaatacgattttggtccattaAAAAAATTTGATACTCCCGTGGTATTGGCCGATCAGACTCCCACCCATCCACGGGGGATGGtggaagatgtgattgttaagGTAGATGATTACTACTACCCAGTTGACTTTTTGGTAGTAGATTATGTTGGATGTGTTGAGGACACCCAACCGATAGTCATACTGGGTAGACCGTTCCTTGCAACAGCTAATGCCATAATAAATTGTGCAACGGGAACG GATAAGTGTCCTGAAAAGGACATAAATCCAAACAAAAAGCTGTGTGCTATGGTTGGTAGGTTTGGAGAAATAAAGAAGAAAACGGTCAAGAAGAAAAAGGCGAAAAAGTCACCTctagaaaagaaaaaggaagaggAGGTGAGGAAGTTTAAACCGTTTGGCAACAAATGGTACGAATCACGGGTGGGTGATTTCGATGAGCTCGTGAATGGCAAGCACGCCATTCGACCACCATGA
- the LOC110924819 gene encoding homeobox protein 2-like, which translates to MANQNSNNPNLNQNQFQSRGTFHPAQNVQPIPQERPGGNNNNGPPTPPSQNQNPNNNQRTPQHQNLHRQQSLPLNLDDRNVNSDRRGNRDRGNPTNEDPFFNIDDLRNAIPDDEPYSVPGYQSREYVSVHTENSDDGGYYDDRVNHDEDWGYLNRGNSYNARRYEDDEFGYQNANYVGDGDYGYGNGRNDGYENNRQPRNNYQRNRNNGFYNNNNNANHNRIPRFVGGGNQRGNQGRNQGGDRRGEQGTTEDRLIKKLTVRIVVNNLHGE; encoded by the coding sequence aTGGCAAACCAAAACTCTAATAATCCAAACCTCAATCaaaatcaattccaatcccgaggaaccTTTCATCCCGCCCAAAATgttcaacctatacctcaagaacgACCGGGTGGTAACAATAACAATggaccacccacaccaccttcCCAAAACCAAAATCCCAACAACAACCAAAGAACACCCCAACACCAAAACCTTCATCGACAACAATCCTTACCCCTAAACCTTGATGAccggaatgtcaactccgatcgtCGAGGCAACCGAGATCGTGGCAATCCCACGAACGAAGACCCATTCTTCAACATAGACGACTTGAGGAACGCCATCCCCGATGACGAACCTTATAGTGTTCCCGGATATCAATCGCGGGAGTATGTGAGTGTTCATACAGAAAATTCGGATGACGGGGGCTACTATGATGATCGAGTTAATCATGACGAAGATTGGGGGTACTTGAATCGGGGTAATAGCTACAATGCGAGAAGGTATGAAGATGACGAATTTGGCTACCAAAACGCCAATTATGTTGGGGATGGTGATTATGGATATGGGAATGGAAGAAATGATGGTTACgagaacaaccgtcaaccacgaaACAATTATCAACGGAACCGGAACAATGGTttttacaacaataacaacaatgctaACCATAACCGGATTCCCCGTTTCGTGGGAGGTGGCAATCAAAGAGGTAATCAAGGTAGAAATCAAGGTGGGGATAGGAGGGGTGAGCAAGGGACAACCGAAGACCGGTTGATCAAGAAGTTAACAGTCCGcatcgtcgtcaacaacctccatggggagtaa